In Diadema setosum chromosome 19, eeDiaSeto1, whole genome shotgun sequence, a genomic segment contains:
- the LOC140242871 gene encoding splicing factor 3A subunit 3-like translates to METILEQQRRIHEERERVIDALVKETLHKKTNNREQINSDFRAKQLLDRYIDGTNTLKELYEDKDGLRKEEIQALSGPNEFAEFYNRLKTIKDFHRRHPNEISVPMSIEFEQLKDERENPTDEAQSLVHFKDEEGYGKYLDMHECYDKYINLKSAEKIDYVTYLSVFDRLFEIPKDKKNAEYRRYLEMLLSYLQDYASRVKPVLDFPEELDKVKKDFDPQWEAGTFMGWPKEAASAMTHAGAHLDLSAFSSPEELASLGLDRLKSALMALGLKCGGTLEERAQRLFTTKGLPLNQLDPALFAKSKPGKGSKAGKKDAEKQKEIAFLEAQVYYFTELLGEQRLATKENVQRKQARTGTEREDEDEEHFSDSESDDEEEVIYNPKNLPLGWDGKPIPYWLYKLHGLNISYSCEICGNQTYRGPKAFQRHFAEWRHAHGMRCLGIPNTAHFANVTLIEDALALWEKLKNNKASERWVPDTEEEFEDTSGNVVNKKTFEDLKRQGLL, encoded by the exons AACCGAGAACAGATAAACTCAGACTTCAGAGCAAAGCAGCTCCTGGAT cgATATATTGATGGAACCAACACGCTGAAGGAACTGTATGAGGACAAAGATGG ATTGCGTAAGGAGGAAATCCAAGCCCTGTCTGGTCCCAATGAGTTTGCTGAGTTCTACAACAGACTTAAAACCATCAAGGACTTTCACAGAAGGCATCCAAATGAG ATTTCTGTGCCGATGTCCATCGAGTTTGAGCAGCTGAAAGATGAGCGAGAGAACCCAACGGACGAGGCCCAGAGTTTAGTCCACTTCAAGGATGAAGAGGGCTACGGGAAGTACCTTGATATGCATGAGTGTTACGACAAGTATATCAACCTCAAGAGTGCTGAg AAAATTGATTATGTCACGTACCTCTCAGTCTTTGATCGACTCTTTGAGATACCAAAGGACAAGAAGAATGCTGAGTACAGAAG GTACCTGGAGATGTTGCTAAGCTACCTACAGGACTACGCCTCAAGGGTCAAGCCAGTTCTGGACTTCCCCGAGGAACTGGACAAGGTCAAGAAGGACTTTGACCCTCAGTGGGAGGCAGGCACTTTCATGGGATGGCCG AAAGAAGCAGCAAGTGCCATGACCCATGCTGGAGCTCATTTAGATCTGTCTGCATTTTCGTCACCTGAA GAACTGGCCTCACTGGGTCTGGATCGTCTCAAGTCAGCCCTGATGGCTCTAGGTCTAAAGTGCGGTGGGACCCTGGAGGAGCGAGCCCAGCGCCTCTTCACCACCAAGGGACTTCCCCTTAACCAGCTGGACCCCGCCCTCTTTGCCAAGAGCAAGCCAGGCAAGGGCTCCAAGGCAGGCAAAAA GGATGCTGAGAAGCAGAAGGAGATAGCCTTCTTGGAAGCTCAAGTTTACTACTTCACAGAGCTGCTTGGA GAGCAACGCCTCGCGACTAAGGAGAACGTGCAGAGGAAGCAGGCGAGGACAGGAACAGAGAgggaggatgaggatgaggagcACTTCTCTGACAGTGAGAGCGACGATGAAGAAGAGGTCATCTACAACCCAAAGAACCTGCCCCTTGGCTGGGATGGAAAG CCCATTCCATATTGGTTATACAAGCTGCATGGATTGAACATCTCATACAGCTGTGAAATCTGCGGAAATCAAACTTACAGGGGACCTAAAGCATTCCAGAGACACTTTGCT GAATGGCGACACGCCCACGGTATGAGGTGTCTCGGTATCCCCAACACAGCCCACTTTGCCAACGTCACCCTTATCGAAGATGCTCTCGCAT TGTGGGAAAAGCTAAAGAACAACAAGGCATCTGAGAGATGGGTACCAGACACAGAG GAGGAATTTGAAGACACCAGTGGCAACGTAGTGAATAAGAAGACATTTGAAGACCTCAAGCGACAGGGACTTCTGTAG